A genomic region of Hippoglossus hippoglossus isolate fHipHip1 chromosome 8, fHipHip1.pri, whole genome shotgun sequence contains the following coding sequences:
- the emp2 gene encoding epithelial membrane protein 2, whose product MLIILAFIILFHLAAAVLVFVATIHNAWWVVSPAGRDVIYTDLWYSCNATCFPVENSHTTDAAYLQAVQATMILATILCCVSFFVFILQLFRIQQGERFIFTAVIQLLASLCVMIAASIYTAQKKTFHVPSLQDGSYGSSYILAWVSFPMTLMSGVMYLVLRKRK is encoded by the exons ATGTTGATCATCTTAgccttcatcatcctcttccaCCTGGCGGCAGCCGTCCTGGTCTTTGTCGCAACCATTCACAAT GCGTGGTGGGTGGTGTCGCCAGCTGGACGAGACGTCATCTACACTGACCTGTGGTACTCCTGCAACGCCACCTGCTTCCCCGTGGAGAACAGCCACACGACTGATGCAG ccTACCTGCAGGCCGTCCAGGCCACCATGATCCTGGCCACCATTTTATGTTGCGTCAGCTTCTTCGTCTTCATCCTTCAGCTCTTCAGGATCCAACAGGGCGAGAGATTCATCTTCACAGCTGTTATCCAACTTCTGGCCt CTCTATGTGTGATGATCGCCGCGTCCATCTACACGGCTCAGAAAAAGACCTTCCACGTGCCAAGTCTTCAGGACGGCTCTTACGGCTCGTCTTACATCCTGGCCTGGGTCAGCTTCCCCATGACCCTCATGAGCGGCGTCATGTACCTGGTGCTCAGGAAGCGCAAATAA
- the atf7ip2 gene encoding uncharacterized protein atf7ip2, producing MAEVQGQNKDCRGLRKSPRATADHSTKAKKCSPASDRQKYRREQRARVNIGMAMERWRDVKAAKGLKTDTEVALCLLDKMKRSPSTSTSSGDSDKMIKISMSEVQALIKQVVRSEAKRNENKLQVLIESVQNLDQAVDYEKTIQKLEARINTLTKRTEAALVHLTNTHKKSPQRPTDKKDVIRIDSGDEAMETMSQTDVRDCTDTIGEFFHEMKSTEKALKKMRSDNEDMKAAMATPRAVTAHESQGNVKFIKKRPEAEEQREKKTDCPKKTEECISLNNSNIPKDSEQDKFSYPPLPPAPFPSTLNIAAASYNIPQRLDVHLALIREPQGLSVLWKVAVEDPVAPPMDSYSVYMAVERVKGSSYFPKWILLGELKAIQLPMCVMIKKYKPGHKVCVTVVGKDTFGRYGSYSEVVTAAIPE from the exons ATGGCAGAGGTTCAAGGTCAAAACAAAGACTGCAGGGGCCTTAGAAAGTCACCTCGAGCCACAGCAGACCATTCCACCAAAGCCAAGAAATGCAGCCCTGCGTCTGACAGGCAAAAATACAGACGAGAGCAGAGAGCTCGGGTGAACATTGGAATGGCTATGGAAAGGTGGCGTGATGTGAAAGCAGCAAAAGGATTAAAAACTGATACGGAAGTGGCCCTGTGTCTCCTGGATAA AATGAAGCGATCGCCTTCCACTTCCACTTCCTCGGGAGACagtgataaaatgataaaaatctCAATGTCTGAG GTACAAGCTCTGATCAAGCAGGTGGTTCGCAGTGAAGCGAAAAGGAATGAAAACAAGCTGCAGGTTTTAATAGAGTCTGTTCAAAATCTGGATCAGGCAGTCGACTACGAAAAAACCATCCAGAAACTGGAG GCTCGAATCAACACGTTGACGAAGCGAACAGAAGCAGCTCTCGTCCACttgacaaatacacacaaaaag agtcCACAACGACCTACTGATAAAAAGGACGTGATCAG GATCGATTCTGGGGATGAAGCGATGGAAACCATGTCACAGA cgGATGTAAGGGATTGCACCGACACCATTGGCGAGTTCTTTCATGAGATG AAATCCACTGAAAAGGCCTTGAAGAAGATGCGTTCAGATAATGAAG ATATGAAGGCTGCCATGGCAACTCCTCGCGCTGTCACTGCTCATGAGTCTCAG GGGAATGTCAAGTTCATAAAGAAAAGGCCAGAAGCTgaggagcaaagagaaaagaagactGACTGTCCCAAGAAGACTGAAGAATGTATCTCCCTGAACAACAGTAACATTCCCAAGGACTCGGAGCAG GACAAGTTCTCGtatcctcctctcccccccgcTCCGTTCCCCTCCACCCTGAACATAGCAGCGGCCTCGTACAACATTCCCCAGAGACTAGACGTGCATCTGGCCCTCATCAGGGAGCCTCAGGGCCTCTCTGTGCTCTGGAAGGTGGCGGTAGAAGACCCTGTTGCGCCGCCCATGGATAGTTACAG CGTCTACATGGCTGTAGAGAGGGTGAAGGGCAGCAGCTACTTCCCAAAGTGGATTTTGCTCGGTGAACTGAAGGCCATCCAACTGCCCATGTGCGTGATGATCAAAAAGTACAAGCCCGGCCACAAggtgtgtgtcactgtggtgGGCAAAGACACGTTTGGCCGGTACGGCTCCTACAGTGAAGTGGTGACCGCAGCAATACCTGAATAg